A single Methanospirillum lacunae DNA region contains:
- a CDS encoding minichromosome maintenance protein MCM, whose amino-acid sequence MTSETTSDEIEITDRDADWHKFLKSRYKKELDEISREYPFRRSLYINYHDIESFGKTGTQMADELLENPGKVIGDIRDAIRNHRLIKVKKEKDPIDINIRFLSLPRKIAIREIRSDHIGQMISVEGILRKTTEVRPRITLAVFRCPSGHRTVKAQGYGPFIEPDGCSADGCTQKKLELIPRFSRFVDSQKLRIQESPEGLRGGEQPQTIDVDAIDDITGIVTAGDRIVINGILRSIQRNSYGTKSTIFDIYIECNSIEVAEKEFEEVNISEEDEKEIIALSQDPMIYRKIAHSIAPTIFGVDDVKEAIALQLFGGIAKEMPDGSRLRGDIHVLLIGDPGIAKSQMLRYVVKLSPRAIYTSGQSSTAAGLTATAVKDEFGDGRWTLEAGALVLADMGVACVDEMDKMDKNDRSALHEAMEQQSISIAKAGITATLKSRCALLGAANPKYGRFDDFAPIGEQINMPPSLLSRFDLIFVLADKPEHERDLAIAEHMIKAHSVGELIAQHSRTPIDGVTDEYIAEQLKPVTPEIDPTIFRKYVAYAKRNCFPRLGTEAREALIQYYMKLRDLADANKPVPVTARQLEAIIRLAESSAKIRLSPIIEKSDSDRTIRIIDTCLRQVAYDPSSGSFDIDMVATGVSKGKRDLIRTIKQVIRDTADDNGRAHIEDVIERVRTQGFDKDEVDKQIRSMLRSGEAMEPKHGVIKLI is encoded by the coding sequence ATGACTTCTGAAACAACAAGTGACGAGATTGAGATAACAGACAGGGATGCAGACTGGCACAAATTCCTGAAAAGCCGGTATAAAAAAGAACTTGATGAGATATCACGTGAGTACCCATTTCGGCGTTCTCTCTACATAAATTACCATGATATTGAGAGTTTTGGGAAAACCGGTACCCAGATGGCTGATGAACTTCTTGAGAACCCAGGGAAGGTTATAGGGGATATCAGAGATGCTATTCGGAATCATCGGCTCATTAAGGTAAAAAAAGAGAAAGACCCAATCGATATCAACATACGATTCCTCTCACTCCCACGCAAAATCGCAATCAGAGAGATCAGGTCAGACCATATCGGGCAGATGATAAGTGTTGAGGGAATTCTGCGAAAAACAACTGAAGTCAGACCCAGGATCACACTCGCAGTTTTTAGATGCCCATCAGGACACAGGACAGTAAAAGCACAGGGATATGGTCCATTCATTGAACCTGATGGATGTTCAGCCGACGGTTGTACCCAGAAAAAATTAGAACTAATCCCCCGATTCTCCCGTTTTGTCGATTCACAGAAACTCCGTATCCAGGAATCACCAGAGGGACTTCGTGGTGGAGAGCAGCCACAGACCATCGATGTGGATGCAATAGATGATATAACCGGCATCGTCACAGCCGGTGACAGGATTGTCATCAACGGGATACTGAGGTCCATACAGCGTAATTCGTACGGAACAAAGTCCACCATCTTTGATATCTACATCGAGTGTAATTCGATTGAAGTAGCAGAAAAAGAGTTCGAAGAAGTCAACATCAGCGAAGAGGATGAGAAGGAGATTATTGCACTCTCTCAGGACCCGATGATCTACCGGAAGATCGCTCATTCTATCGCTCCTACCATCTTCGGAGTAGATGATGTAAAAGAGGCGATCGCTCTTCAGCTCTTCGGTGGTATTGCGAAAGAGATGCCTGACGGATCCAGACTCAGGGGTGATATCCATGTGCTCCTTATCGGAGATCCCGGTATCGCCAAGTCTCAGATGCTCAGGTACGTGGTCAAACTCTCTCCGCGAGCAATCTATACTTCCGGACAGTCATCTACCGCTGCAGGTCTGACTGCAACGGCTGTCAAGGATGAATTTGGAGATGGCAGATGGACACTTGAAGCTGGAGCACTCGTGCTTGCAGATATGGGTGTTGCCTGCGTGGATGAAATGGATAAGATGGACAAGAACGATCGCTCTGCATTACACGAAGCGATGGAGCAGCAATCCATTTCTATCGCAAAGGCAGGAATTACAGCCACCCTCAAATCACGATGTGCCCTGCTTGGTGCAGCAAATCCTAAATACGGAAGATTTGACGATTTTGCTCCTATCGGTGAGCAGATCAACATGCCCCCATCTCTACTCTCACGTTTCGATCTGATCTTCGTTCTGGCAGACAAGCCTGAACATGAGCGTGATCTCGCTATTGCAGAGCATATGATCAAGGCACACAGTGTTGGAGAATTGATAGCTCAGCATAGCCGGACTCCGATAGATGGTGTTACTGACGAATATATCGCCGAGCAGTTAAAACCAGTAACACCGGAAATAGATCCAACGATCTTTAGAAAATATGTAGCATATGCAAAGCGTAACTGCTTCCCACGTCTTGGAACCGAGGCACGTGAAGCCCTCATCCAGTATTATATGAAACTGCGTGACCTTGCGGATGCAAACAAACCCGTCCCGGTCACTGCCCGTCAACTCGAAGCAATCATCAGACTGGCGGAGTCAAGTGCAAAAATCAGGCTTTCACCAATTATAGAAAAGAGCGATTCAGATCGGACAATAAGAATTATCGATACCTGTCTTCGTCAGGTTGCGTACGACCCTTCAAGCGGTTCCTTTGATATTGATATGGTTGCAACCGGAGTATCCAAAGGGAAGCGCGATCTGATAAGAACCATCAAGCAGGTAATCAGGGATACTGCTGATGACAACGGACGTGCCCATATCGAGGATGTTATCGAACGGGTCCGAACCCAGGGCTTTGACAAGGATGAGGTTGACAAACAGATCAGATCAATGCTCAGATCAGGAGAGGCGATGGAACCCAAGCATGGAGTTATTAAACTAATATAA
- a CDS encoding hybrid sensor histidine kinase/response regulator: protein MESLPHSEISILIVEDSKTQASILQHLLESAGYLAIVANSGEEALEVLASQRPSIILTDIVMPGISGYELCKKLKKDPNTSSIPVILVTQLYDPQDVIQGLECGADNFIIKPYENQYLLSRIEIIIANRYLQQSETMNIGIEVYFAGKRHFITSNRLQILNILLSTYEIAIQKNSELVETKDRLAALIDQLSETNEILQKANDDLNHEISERKRIEEALSQANTKLNLLSSITRHDMKNILMAILGYHDLAELDSKDPAFKKYLIKETDLFSKLANQIEFTKLYEELGTYGAVWKPLSIVKSITFPRSQEIELSISSEASRYEIFADPLIEKVFYNLFENSVRHGGNVSCISISAKTDENALHVFIKDNGSGISDSEKKQIFKRGFGKNTGLGLFLVREILSITHISISEIGIEGEGVCFELIIPPDSYRLIQT, encoded by the coding sequence ATGGAATCACTCCCACATTCAGAGATATCCATTCTGATCGTAGAGGATAGTAAAACCCAAGCATCAATTCTCCAGCATTTACTGGAATCTGCCGGATATCTTGCAATTGTTGCAAACAGCGGTGAAGAGGCACTTGAAGTACTTGCAAGTCAAAGGCCTTCAATTATTTTAACCGATATCGTAATGCCAGGAATTAGTGGATATGAACTTTGTAAGAAACTAAAAAAAGATCCTAATACATCTTCTATTCCGGTAATTCTGGTTACTCAGCTCTATGACCCCCAGGATGTAATCCAGGGTCTGGAATGTGGTGCTGATAATTTTATCATCAAGCCATATGAAAATCAGTATCTCCTCTCCCGAATCGAAATCATAATCGCAAACAGGTATCTCCAGCAGAGCGAGACGATGAACATTGGGATAGAGGTGTATTTCGCAGGAAAACGCCATTTTATCACATCCAACCGGCTTCAGATCCTCAATATTCTCCTTTCCACATACGAGATCGCGATTCAGAAAAATAGCGAGTTAGTGGAAACCAAGGATCGACTAGCTGCATTGATAGATCAGTTAAGCGAAACCAATGAAATCCTCCAGAAAGCCAATGATGATTTGAACCATGAAATATCGGAGCGAAAACGAATCGAAGAAGCACTATCACAGGCAAATACTAAATTGAATCTCCTCTCCTCAATCACCAGACATGACATGAAGAATATACTTATGGCAATTCTGGGTTACCATGATCTTGCCGAACTTGACAGCAAAGATCCTGCCTTTAAAAAATATCTTATAAAGGAAACAGATCTTTTTTCAAAACTCGCTAATCAGATAGAGTTCACTAAACTCTATGAAGAACTTGGAACATATGGTGCAGTCTGGAAACCTCTGAGTATAGTAAAATCCATAACATTTCCAAGATCACAGGAGATCGAACTCTCCATTAGCTCTGAAGCAAGCAGGTATGAAATATTTGCTGATCCTCTTATTGAAAAGGTTTTCTATAATCTGTTTGAAAATTCTGTTCGTCATGGTGGTAATGTAAGTTGTATCAGTATATCTGCAAAAACCGATGAAAATGCGCTTCACGTTTTTATAAAAGATAACGGATCAGGAATATCCGATTCAGAAAAAAAACAAATCTTTAAGCGTGGCTTTGGAAAAAACACTGGACTTGGCCTATTTCTTGTGAGAGAGATCCTCTCGATTACCCATATCTCAATATCTGAAATTGGCATTGAAGGAGAGGGTGTATGCTTTGAACTGATAATTCCACCAGATTCATATCGCCTGATACAAACCTAA
- a CDS encoding hybrid sensor histidine kinase/response regulator — MKNTRRYILIAEDSRTQADMLCYLLNQAGYETTVVESGTAALDAIRQRKPDLLLTDIVMPGMDGYELCTIIRSDPAIACVPVILVTQLYDPEDVIRGISCGANNFIIKPYDSTSLIAGIDAVLQPRETPEEKNGILRLQYKGNLYSVKSDRNDILNILLSIYGTAVSKNVELEQATDRLNVLTESLEELVVDRTVALQRTTETVEHLLMQKNELITKIGHDLKTPLTPLVALLPHVQKHEQDSELKEILDVLVNDVNVLKGLVEQILKLSHLNQESFSMETADISITRVINEVIDGYTFSIKQFNLLVHNHIPPGCIAHISPFHITTIFDNLISNAIKYNIRGGTITCRVFDESDFWAVIITDTGIGLTQDEASRVFEEFYKADPSRHDHSSHGLGLSIVQRIVMFYGGSITVSSPGKGMGTTFQVRIPKTVIT, encoded by the coding sequence ATGAAGAACACAAGGAGATATATTCTGATTGCAGAGGATAGCAGAACTCAGGCAGATATGCTCTGTTACCTTCTCAACCAGGCCGGGTATGAAACTACTGTTGTCGAGAGCGGGACAGCAGCCCTTGATGCAATCAGACAACGCAAACCCGACCTTCTTCTTACCGATATCGTGATGCCTGGCATGGATGGGTATGAACTGTGTACTATAATAAGATCAGATCCTGCAATAGCTTGTGTTCCTGTAATCCTTGTAACACAACTATACGATCCAGAGGATGTAATACGGGGTATCAGTTGTGGTGCCAATAACTTTATTATAAAACCATACGATTCCACCAGCCTTATTGCAGGAATAGATGCAGTACTTCAACCAAGAGAGACACCTGAAGAAAAAAACGGTATACTCCGGTTACAATATAAGGGAAATCTATACTCTGTCAAATCTGATCGTAATGATATTCTGAATATTTTACTCTCAATCTATGGCACAGCAGTTTCCAAGAACGTTGAATTGGAACAGGCTACAGATCGGTTGAATGTTCTTACAGAAAGTCTGGAAGAGTTAGTGGTTGATCGAACTGTCGCCCTTCAACGGACAACGGAAACGGTCGAACATCTGCTCATGCAGAAGAATGAACTGATCACTAAGATAGGACATGACCTAAAGACTCCACTTACCCCCCTTGTTGCACTTCTTCCTCACGTTCAAAAACATGAGCAGGATTCTGAACTTAAAGAGATACTTGATGTCTTAGTCAATGACGTAAATGTTCTGAAAGGACTGGTTGAACAGATCTTAAAACTTTCACACCTTAATCAGGAATCATTCTCAATGGAGACTGCTGATATCTCAATCACCCGGGTTATCAACGAAGTGATTGATGGATATACGTTCTCGATAAAACAGTTCAATCTTCTAGTCCACAATCATATACCCCCAGGATGCATAGCACATATCTCTCCATTCCATATCACCACCATCTTTGATAACCTGATTTCCAATGCCATCAAATATAATATCAGGGGAGGGACAATTACCTGCAGAGTCTTTGATGAAAGTGATTTCTGGGCAGTAATAATAACAGACACAGGAATCGGACTTACACAGGACGAAGCATCAAGAGTGTTTGAAGAGTTTTACAAAGCAGATCCATCACGACATGATCACTCTTCACATGGTCTCGGGCTCTCAATTGTTCAGCGGATTGTCATGTTTTATGGCGGAAGTATAACAGTATCAAGCCCAGGTAAAGGGATGGGAACTACATTTCAGGTTCGTATCCCTAAAACTGTAATTACATAA
- the cheB gene encoding chemotaxis-specific protein-glutamate methyltransferase CheB: MIHVLVVDDSKVSRDLLSGILESEPDISVIGTASDGNEAVRLANILSPDIITMDINMPGMDGFEAARRIMEESPIPIIIISGVDNLAEIAASFKVMEAGALAILPKPPHPTSPDFPVKSLEIINAIRTYVEIKVIKRVRTHNPKIETLKHTTIPKGIHPRVIVIGASTGGPPVIQTILRMLDPQFPLPLVLVQHMSPGFIMGFAEWLSESTGFNVKIPGLHEKLLPGVLYVAPDGVQTGVSGDLKIILSDEPSEHNLRPSVSYLFRSAAGNLGASAIGVLLTGMGTDGSRELLNMRKKGSITLIQDRASSIVYGMPGEAMRIGAASLILSPEDIAQQLQVLAG; the protein is encoded by the coding sequence ATGATTCACGTTCTCGTTGTTGATGACTCTAAGGTCTCGCGCGATCTTCTTTCAGGCATACTGGAGTCTGAACCTGATATTTCTGTGATCGGAACAGCATCTGATGGTAATGAAGCAGTCAGGCTCGCCAATATTCTTTCTCCCGACATCATTACAATGGATATTAATATGCCCGGAATGGACGGGTTTGAGGCTGCCAGGCGTATAATGGAGGAATCACCAATACCAATTATCATTATAAGCGGAGTTGATAATCTTGCCGAGATAGCTGCCTCATTCAAAGTCATGGAGGCTGGTGCTCTTGCAATTCTTCCTAAACCACCTCATCCGACAAGTCCAGATTTTCCAGTAAAATCACTTGAAATTATTAATGCCATTAGAACCTACGTTGAAATTAAGGTTATCAAAAGGGTCAGAACCCATAATCCGAAGATTGAGACACTGAAGCATACAACAATTCCGAAAGGTATTCATCCTCGGGTGATTGTTATAGGGGCATCAACCGGGGGACCGCCAGTAATTCAAACGATACTTCGAATGCTTGATCCCCAGTTCCCTCTTCCCCTTGTTCTGGTTCAACATATGTCCCCGGGATTTATCATGGGATTTGCAGAATGGCTGTCGGAATCCACGGGATTTAATGTAAAAATCCCAGGGTTACATGAGAAACTTCTACCAGGAGTGCTTTATGTAGCACCAGACGGGGTACAGACAGGAGTATCAGGAGATTTGAAAATTATCCTTTCAGATGAACCATCAGAACATAATCTCCGACCTTCAGTTTCATATCTTTTTAGATCTGCAGCTGGAAATCTCGGTGCTTCGGCAATAGGAGTCCTTCTGACAGGGATGGGAACAGATGGATCACGGGAACTATTGAATATGCGAAAGAAAGGTTCGATAACTCTTATTCAGGATCGCGCCAGTTCTATAGTATATGGGATGCCGGGTGAAGCGATGCGGATTGGGGCAGCATCACTTATTCTTTCTCCAGAAGATATTGCTCAGCAACTTCAAGTGCTGGCCGGTTAG
- a CDS encoding hybrid sensor histidine kinase/response regulator: MGLTGEEFLAQLLETFKGEAQEHLQTIASGLIVLEQNSTPVDEYEKVIEQVFRETHSLKGAARAVGLREIETLCQQQESVFSEVKKGKLILTPDSFDLFHEVIHAVEQLLIQEKGVKTADLIKRLKSLITKTSAGPVPTHPSSLVNLSEPGSPPLPTPQINNSIKPSSQDLYSGLSKEKTPQNPNSIAEPEHLNQKEYGTGSKLTSSGEENLQSPITTKSVSTIKISSDRLETLFARADDLMGARLAVSQRSSSIYNLLQNFLAWRWAWTQITTDIEHLRTGAEAAGFHQAEIDHITEFLKYNHDFIQVLEKKLTSISRAAARDHYLLDTATTELIDEIKQVILVPASSLLEIYPRVARDLSREYGKLVDITISGAEIEIDRRILEELKDPILHIIRNSIDHGIESPEIRKEKGKSERGEIKIIVSHLRGHQAEIRISDNGRGLEHATILSNAISKGIITKEEAGDLLPDQISRLIFRSGLSTSKTISNVSGRGLGLAIALEKTEQIGGSVKVESGPDGTTFVLTLPLSLATFRGIKVVISHHPFFLPLRSIERVIRIKPENLKTIENRTVIETDGEPLAVVSLAHILGLQDSGLTGEKPLNLLITSAAGIRFCLHVDEIAGTQEIVVKNLGPQLKRVRHFSGASVTGDGIVIPVISCEDLAATITGMPHLPQPVLIPDEPAGQRSILVVEDSITSRMLLKNILEGAGYHVETAVDGVDALIKLKQTPVDLVVSDVDMPRMNGFVLTEKIRDDPAFVDIPVILVTSLDSREDREHGITVGASAYIVKSSFDQSNLLEVISRHIL; encoded by the coding sequence ATGGGTCTGACCGGAGAAGAATTTCTGGCCCAACTACTAGAAACCTTTAAAGGGGAGGCACAGGAACATCTGCAAACGATAGCATCCGGGTTGATAGTTCTTGAGCAGAATTCAACCCCGGTTGATGAGTACGAGAAGGTAATTGAACAGGTATTCAGAGAAACCCACAGTTTAAAAGGTGCTGCCCGTGCGGTCGGACTCAGGGAGATTGAGACGCTTTGCCAGCAGCAGGAAAGTGTGTTTTCTGAAGTGAAAAAAGGAAAACTTATTCTTACACCTGATTCATTTGATCTCTTCCATGAAGTTATTCATGCAGTTGAACAACTCCTTATTCAGGAGAAAGGAGTTAAAACTGCAGATCTGATTAAAAGACTTAAATCATTAATAACTAAAACATCAGCAGGACCCGTACCAACTCACCCATCTTCTTTAGTTAATTTATCTGAACCGGGATCTCCCCCACTCCCAACCCCACAAATTAATAATTCTATCAAACCATCCAGCCAGGATCTGTACTCAGGACTATCCAAAGAAAAAACCCCTCAAAATCCAAATTCTATTGCCGAACCAGAACATCTGAATCAGAAGGAGTATGGCACCGGATCAAAATTGACATCTTCTGGGGAAGAAAATCTTCAATCTCCTATAACCACCAAGTCCGTATCAACAATTAAGATCTCGTCAGATCGTTTAGAAACGCTCTTTGCACGGGCTGACGATTTGATGGGTGCCCGTCTTGCAGTCAGTCAGCGTTCTTCATCCATTTACAACCTTCTCCAGAATTTCCTTGCATGGCGATGGGCATGGACACAGATAACTACTGATATTGAACATTTACGCACCGGAGCTGAAGCCGCCGGGTTTCATCAGGCAGAGATAGATCATATCACAGAATTCCTGAAGTATAACCACGATTTTATCCAGGTACTTGAGAAAAAACTTACATCGATATCCAGGGCGGCTGCACGTGATCATTATCTGCTTGATACAGCAACTACAGAACTTATCGATGAAATAAAACAGGTTATCCTAGTTCCAGCCTCTTCGCTTCTTGAGATCTATCCCCGTGTGGCACGGGATCTTTCCCGGGAATATGGAAAATTGGTTGATATTACAATTTCAGGTGCAGAGATCGAGATTGATCGAAGAATTCTCGAAGAACTAAAAGACCCAATTCTCCATATTATAAGAAATAGTATCGATCATGGGATTGAATCTCCTGAAATTCGAAAGGAAAAAGGAAAGTCGGAACGTGGAGAAATCAAAATAATAGTATCTCATCTTCGTGGACATCAGGCAGAGATCCGAATTTCTGATAATGGAAGAGGACTTGAACACGCAACTATCCTCTCTAATGCTATCTCAAAGGGAATAATAACAAAAGAAGAGGCTGGTGATCTTTTACCAGACCAGATCAGTCGCCTAATCTTTAGATCAGGTCTTTCAACCAGCAAAACCATTTCAAATGTTTCTGGTCGCGGACTTGGTCTAGCCATTGCCCTTGAAAAGACTGAACAGATCGGGGGGAGCGTAAAAGTTGAATCAGGTCCTGATGGAACCACTTTCGTGCTTACATTACCACTCTCTCTGGCAACATTCAGGGGAATTAAGGTTGTAATCTCCCACCATCCTTTCTTCTTACCACTCCGTTCTATCGAGAGAGTTATTAGAATAAAACCTGAAAATCTTAAAACCATCGAGAACAGGACTGTTATAGAGACAGATGGGGAACCACTGGCTGTTGTGAGTCTGGCACATATTCTCGGACTACAGGATTCAGGATTAACTGGAGAAAAACCTCTCAACCTTTTAATCACATCAGCAGCAGGGATACGGTTTTGCCTGCATGTTGATGAGATAGCAGGTACCCAGGAGATTGTAGTAAAAAACCTTGGGCCACAGTTGAAGCGTGTTAGACATTTCAGTGGCGCTTCTGTTACTGGAGATGGAATCGTCATTCCAGTAATCAGTTGTGAAGATTTGGCAGCCACTATAACTGGGATGCCTCATTTACCTCAACCTGTCCTGATACCGGATGAACCGGCAGGACAGCGGAGCATTCTGGTGGTCGAAGACTCTATTACATCACGTATGCTTCTCAAAAATATTTTGGAAGGAGCTGGTTATCATGTAGAAACTGCTGTAGACGGAGTTGATGCATTAATAAAATTAAAACAAACACCAGTGGATCTTGTGGTATCTGACGTCGACATGCCGCGGATGAATGGATTTGTCCTGACAGAAAAGATCAGGGATGACCCTGCATTTGTGGATATTCCAGTCATTCTTGTTACCTCACTTGATTCACGGGAAGATCGTGAACATGGAATAACAGTTGGAGCTTCTGCTTATATTGTAAAAAGCAGCTTTGATCAAAGTAACTTGCTTGAAGTGATCAGCAGACATATTCTATAA
- a CDS encoding methyl-accepting chemotaxis protein codes for MKLFDDTQIGYKLVGGFLAICLIMVIIAIFGIVNMQNIAKNSDVMYEQALIPVHTLDQVNAQIGTIRTNLLRYTLYPEERETLKENLSSSFTSLKSSVSSYKEHSTDPATNTDIDRLSELINELNQTYQQTMDEIDAGNQDEAIKALSATGRPIIIRNEILKIIDTRIDGSVKQADELRKNSNSTSNFSAIVFILITLIVALCSLGFGLYLSLSITKPLEEAVSVAEKIGKGTCTARISFKRRDEIGMLGSSLNQMGESITAMVTDTRALTRAALNGDLSIRADPSLHEGDYGLIISEVNATLDAVIGPLNIAAEYVDRIAKGDIPSVITESYNGDFNELKNNLNTCIIAVNHLIEDSRMQSEAAIRGELSIRVDASKHRGDFRKIVEGVNSTLDAVIGPLNVTAEYIDRIAKGEIPSHITDPYSGDFNELKNNLNTCIDAINLLLDDMGSLNDMASRGELLARADPNRHSGDYRKIVEGMNSTLNAVVEPLHEAMRVSQEFASGNFSARMDESLDLKGDFVEFRNALNEIGIELSRMMKMINEELFESVNVLSAASSEILSVTAELSSGTAQTATSVNETSATVEEVRKTTEITNIKARNVSDKSIAVSQVAKTGQESVNEILAGMTQIQQQMESIAGSVVKLSEQSQAIGEIIATVTDIAEQSNLLAVNASIEAAKAGEYGRGFGVVAQEIKSLAEQSKLATTHIRTILTDIQRGISSTVISTEQGTKTVVNGLKLSNEAKDAIAVLAQNINEASKAAVQITASSQEQVVGMDQISSAMESIRLAAQNNLEVTRQVEKTAKDLHDLGITLKQITERFKL; via the coding sequence ATGAAATTATTTGATGATACGCAAATAGGATACAAACTTGTTGGAGGATTTCTGGCAATCTGCCTGATTATGGTCATCATCGCTATCTTTGGAATTGTGAATATGCAAAACATTGCCAAGAACAGCGATGTGATGTATGAACAGGCACTTATCCCTGTCCATACACTGGACCAAGTTAATGCTCAAATAGGAACCATCAGAACAAATCTTTTGAGATATACTCTTTATCCTGAAGAGCGGGAGACTTTAAAAGAAAACCTCTCTTCATCATTTACATCTCTTAAAAGCAGCGTCAGTAGTTACAAAGAACATAGCACAGACCCTGCAACAAATACTGATATTGACAGATTATCAGAACTGATAAATGAACTTAATCAGACTTACCAGCAGACAATGGATGAGATCGATGCAGGAAACCAGGATGAAGCAATTAAGGCACTTTCTGCTACCGGAAGACCAATCATCATCCGAAATGAAATCCTCAAAATTATCGATACTCGTATAGATGGTTCAGTAAAACAGGCAGACGAACTTAGGAAAAACAGCAATTCTACATCCAACTTTTCAGCGATTGTCTTTATTTTAATCACTCTAATCGTAGCACTATGTTCACTTGGATTCGGCCTTTATCTCTCACTTAGTATCACAAAACCTTTAGAAGAGGCAGTATCTGTTGCAGAAAAGATTGGCAAGGGAACTTGTACTGCACGGATTTCTTTCAAAAGAAGAGATGAGATTGGAATGCTTGGATCCTCACTTAACCAGATGGGAGAATCTATCACAGCTATGGTCACTGATACCCGGGCTCTAACCAGGGCGGCATTAAATGGTGATCTATCAATAAGGGCGGATCCATCATTACATGAAGGAGATTACGGACTTATCATATCAGAAGTTAATGCAACTCTGGATGCAGTCATTGGGCCACTCAATATCGCTGCCGAATATGTAGACAGAATAGCTAAAGGGGACATACCATCTGTCATTACTGAATCATACAACGGAGATTTCAATGAACTGAAAAATAACCTGAACACGTGTATAATCGCCGTTAATCATCTGATTGAAGATTCACGCATGCAGAGTGAGGCAGCCATAAGGGGTGAACTCAGTATTCGGGTTGATGCTTCAAAACACCGGGGTGACTTCAGAAAAATTGTGGAAGGTGTAAACTCTACCCTTGATGCAGTCATCGGACCACTCAATGTTACAGCAGAATACATAGATAGAATAGCCAAAGGTGAGATTCCTTCACATATAACTGATCCATACAGCGGGGATTTCAATGAACTTAAGAATAATCTCAATACCTGTATTGATGCAATTAACTTATTGCTCGATGATATGGGTTCTCTTAACGATATGGCAAGTAGAGGAGAACTTCTGGCACGAGCCGATCCAAACCGTCATAGTGGCGACTACCGGAAGATCGTTGAGGGTATGAACTCGACTCTTAATGCAGTGGTAGAGCCCTTGCATGAAGCGATGCGTGTTTCTCAGGAATTTGCATCAGGGAATTTCAGTGCCAGGATGGACGAGAGTCTTGATTTGAAGGGAGATTTCGTTGAGTTCAGAAACGCACTCAATGAGATCGGAATAGAACTCTCCCGTATGATGAAGATGATCAATGAGGAATTATTTGAATCTGTCAATGTCCTTTCTGCAGCTTCAAGCGAGATCCTTTCAGTCACCGCTGAACTATCATCAGGTACCGCTCAGACAGCAACTTCAGTAAATGAAACCTCGGCTACTGTAGAAGAGGTCAGAAAAACGACTGAAATAACCAATATAAAGGCTAGAAACGTCTCTGATAAATCCATTGCTGTGAGCCAGGTTGCCAAAACGGGTCAGGAATCGGTGAATGAGATACTTGCAGGTATGACTCAAATCCAGCAACAGATGGAATCCATTGCCGGGAGTGTAGTCAAACTCAGTGAACAGAGCCAGGCCATCGGAGAGATCATCGCAACGGTTACTGATATAGCTGAGCAATCCAACCTTCTTGCCGTGAATGCATCAATAGAAGCTGCAAAAGCAGGTGAATATGGAAGAGGATTTGGAGTTGTCGCCCAGGAGATCAAAAGTCTTGCGGAACAGTCCAAACTTGCAACGACTCACATCAGGACAATACTCACCGATATACAGCGGGGAATCAGTTCGACTGTGATCTCTACAGAACAGGGAACAAAGACCGTAGTAAACGGTCTTAAACTTAGTAATGAAGCCAAGGATGCTATTGCCGTGCTTGCCCAGAATATAAATGAAGCATCAAAGGCTGCGGTACAGATCACTGCTTCAAGTCAGGAGCAGGTTGTAGGAATGGACCAGATCTCATCAGCGATGGAGAGTATTCGGTTGGCTGCACAAAATAACCTTGAAGTGACCAGACAGGTTGAGAAGACTGCAAAGGATCTTCATGACCTTGGTATTACTCTCAAACAAATAACTGAGCGGTTCAAACTCTAA